The Tripterygium wilfordii isolate XIE 37 chromosome 23, ASM1340144v1, whole genome shotgun sequence genomic sequence TTTCTGGTTCGatcaatattttaaaatacTACTTTTAAGCcctaaaataaataacaagGGATGATCAAGTTGGTCGAAGATGAATCTTAGTTGAAGGATCAAGTTTAATTCTCCACATTAGCACCCAGTGACTTATTAACTTTATAAGATCAAAACCCATGATTCCTCGTCATAAAAAACTAATCAGTAAAATAATGGAGAGATTGAGTGAGGGAGAAGAGAATGTGGGCCACAGCCTTTCCAttcacaagaaaaagaaagattttCCATTATCAGTGTTGAAAGGCAGACAAAATGAAAAGTCtgggtttttttgttttctttaatgtAATCAAAACCCAAGTTGACAATTTCATTGCAAGCTTACACTGACTTGTCCTGCCAAGACCCAAGAAGGCAAAGCAATTCATTAACTTGGTCTGTCTCATAACATTCAATGCCCAACCTTTTCCATTAAAGAAAGacccttctcttctcttgttttctattttaatgAGGTCTTGAAGCTTCCCTGTTTGTTcccagggaagaaaaaaaaccaaaacaggcagttgtttttctctttcttttgattGGTTTAATCTCAGAGAGGTATGTAAGAGACTCATACTTTCATACATGCTTCGTCTTTCTGTATTGATTCATGTATGTCTATGCATATTTCAAACCAGATTTCTAAGACTTTTGATCAATATTTGACTACGTGAgagtgaagagagatgaagcTAGATGGGTTCTTGTCTGGGTAGTTTATTTGGGTCCTTGAATGCAAATTCTGGGTATTTATCATCTTGGTCTTTTGTTTGattgctatggagagagtatcaTATACTTTGTTCAccatttttcttcttgtggCTGCCTTTTCGGTTCATAAGTCATTAGGGCTTAACAGAGAGGGTCAATTACTGCTGGATATTAAGAGCAAATTTGTGGACATGTCCAATCATTTGGGTAATTGGAATTCTGATGATCTTAATCCGTGTGGATGGAAAGGTGTGAATTGCACAACCCTTGATTACAATCCGGTGGTTTGGTATTTGAATTTGAGTTCCATGAATCTTTCTGGTTATTTGTCGCCCAGCATTGGTGGATTAGTTCATTTGACTTATCTTGATCTTTCTTTTAATAACTTGTCGCGGGGAATACCTAAAGAGGTTGGCAATTGTTCGAGTTTGGAAGTTCTTAATCTGAACAACAATCGATTTGAAGCCCAAATTCCCAAAGAGTTGGGTAGACTTTCTTGTTTAGGGATCCTGAATATATGCAACAACAGAATATCTGGGCCTTTCCCAAGTGAGATTGGAAatatttcttctttgtctcAATTGGTTGCTTACAGTAATAATATCAGCGGTTCCTTGCCACGATCATTTGGAGACCTTAAAGAATTAAGGACTTTTCGAGCAGGACAGAACTTGTTAACTGGAAGCTTACCATCCGAGATTGGTCAATGTGAGAGCTTGGAGTATCTTGGTCTTGCACAGAACATGTTGAATGGTGAAATACCAAAAGAGATTGGAATGCTCAAGAATTTAACGGATTTGATTCTCTGGCAAAATCAGCTTTCCGGGTTCATTCCCAAGGAGCTTGGCGACTGTACAAGTTTGGAAACGCTTGCTCTCTATGACAACAATCTTGTGGGACCAATACCCAGTGAGCTTGGAAACCTTGCATATCTAGAGAGgttgtacatttacagaaacggGTTGAATGGAAGTATTCCACAAGAGATTGGAAACCTATCTTTAGGATTGGAGATTGATTTCTCTGAGAATTCATTGACTGGAAACATACCAGTGGAGCTTAGTAAGATTTCCGGGTTGCGTTTGCTTTATCTTTTTGAGAACCAGCTCACAGGAGTTATCCCAGATGAGCTCACCACTTTGACAAATTTGACGAAGCTCGACCTGTCACTTAATAATCTTACAGGTACTATTCCTGCGGGGTTCCAATACTTGACGGAGTTGCTCATGCTACAGCTCTTTGACAACTCATTGAGTGGAATCATTCCTCAAGGGCTTGGGGTTTATAGTCCACTTTGGGTTGTTGATATATCGGAAAATTATCTAACAGGAAAGATTCCGCGCCATCTATGCAGAAATTCTAACCTTATTTTGTTAAACCTGGGATCCAACGAGCTCGCCGGTAATGTACCAACTGGGGTCACAAACTGCAGAACACTGGTGCAGCTTCGTCTGACTGGAAACCGTCTGACTGGGAGTTTTCCTTCTGATTTGTGCAAATTGGTGAACTTGTCTGCTGTTGAACTAGACCAGAACAGTTTCAGCGGGCCGATTCCTCTAGAGATTGGTCAATGCCAGACTTTGCAAAGGCTTCACCTTTCAAACAATTACTTCACAGCTGAATTGCCAAAAGAGATTGGCAGACTTTCTAAGTTGGTAACCTTTAATGTCTCATCTAATTTTCTTACTGGAACCATACCACCTGAAATTTTCGACTGCAAGATGCTTCAACGACTTGATTTTACTCGTAACAATTTTGTGGGTGTCTTACCAAGCGAGATAGGAACTCTTTCCCAGTTGGAGCTTCTCAAGCTTTCAGAGAATAGGCTTTCCGGGACTATCCCTGTTGCTTTAGGGAACCTCTCACGTTTGACTGAGCTACAAATGGGTGGCAACTCGTTTTCTGGAAATATACCAGATGCATTGGGTAACCTTTTAAGCTTGCAGATTGCTTTAAATATCAGTTACAATAGCCTCTCTGGAGCGATCCCTTCTGAGCTCGGAAATCTTGTTCTACTGGAGTACCTTCTGCTCAACAACAACCAATTGACTGGTGAAATCCCTGGCTCATTTGGGAGCCTGTCAAGCTTGTTTGGATGTAACTTCTCTTACAATAACTTAACAGGGCCGCTTCCATCCTTTCCGCTCTTCCAAAACATGGCTGCCAGCAGCTTTGTTGGGAACAAAGGGCTTTGTGGCGGGCATCTTCCTCGGTGCAATGAGTCTCCTTCTTTGTCCTCTCTTCCTCCGGATAATGAGGGGCGACATACTCGTATTGGTAAAATTGTTGCCATAATTTCAGCTGTTATAGGAGGTATTTCCCTCATTTTGATTGTAGTTATCATATATTTCATGAGACGTCCAGTTGAAATAGTGGCTCCTTTACAAGAGAAACCATCATCTACTCCAGTTCCGGACATCTATTTTTCTCCAAAGGAAGAATTCACTTTCCAAGACTTGGTTGTGGCCACTGACAACTTTGATGATGCGTTCGTAATTGGACGTGGTGCTTGTGGATCTGTATATAAAGCGGTCTTGCCAACCGGTCATACGATTGCTGCTAAGAAGCTAGCATCTCACAGGGAGGGGAGCAATAATAATGTTGATAATAGCTTTCATGCAGAGATTTCGACTTTGGGAAAGATCAGGCATAGGAACATTGTGAAGCTATATGGTTTCTGCCACCACCAGGGATCCAATCTACTTCTTTACGAGCACATGGAGAGGGGTAGTCTTGGTGAGTTGCTTCATGGAGCATCTTGTACCCTTGATTGGCCAACGAGGTTTATGATTGCCCTCGGAGCAGCTCAGGGTCTTGCTTACTTGCATCATGATTGCAAGCCTAAGATTTTTCATCGCGACATAAAGTCCAATAACATCCTGCTCGATGAGCGGTTTGAAGCTCATGTTGGGGATTTTGGGTTGGCAAAGGTCATCGACATGCCACAATCTAAATCAATGTCAGCTGTTGCAGGTTCTTACGGCTACATTGCTCCAGGTAAGCTGTCTTCTAGGACTTCACATTTTCGTATAAATCTCGACTTTTGAGTTGTTTTTGTCTATGTCAAAGCTACAATGCTTATGCTTAATATGGTGATTTTTCTGTTTATTGACTGTGTTTCTCTTAACGCCAGAGTACGCGTACACCATGAGAGTTACAGAGAAATGCGACGTATATAGCTATGGAGTTGTCCTATTGGAGTTGCTGACAGGTAGAACACCAGTACAGCCATTAGACCAAGGTGGTGACCTTGTAACACTGGTGAGAAATTATGTACAGAAACATTCATTGTCATCCGGAATACTTGATCCTCGTCTTGATCTGCAAGACGAAGCTAATGTTTCTCACATGATTACTGTGACAAAAATTGCTTTGATGTGTACAAGCATGTCTCCAAATGAACGGCCAACGATGCGGGAAGTCGTTTCCATGCTTATTGGAACCAGTCAAAATGAAGGAACCTCCGATTCTTCTCGGTCGAATCAAGGACAATCTGATTCGTCTAGGAGCAACGATACTGATTCGAATAATGAACCTTGATGTAGATTTGTGGTGAATGATCATATGATTAACCAGGATGATTGTTTAGTAACTCACTAATTCATCCTCATATATAAAGTTCCAACCAGAGTATATATTCTGCCATATGCACTGGCTTTGTACattctcagtatcttcttttgatTCATCTCTTCTGGCTTTATTATGTCTACAAATTAGGTTCCTCACATGCTTAGCTGAGTAGTTTGAAGTTGGTTACTTTACCAGGTAACTTAGGATTGCAGTGGGGtgaggtttcttcttcttcattggaTTGTATTAGTGGTATCCAACCACATGCTGTTACCTTGTTGCCTTCTTGACATTGTCATTAGTAACTTTGTACTTCATATTCTATGTATTGCTCTGTGTTTCTGTTAGCTTTGTTCTGGTTCATGGGAATGATTGCAAATACTTGGGGTAGATTAAATAGCCTGCTTGGTGGGTAATTTTCCATGATCCTGTTTGAAATCTGCTGTATAAAAATCTAATAGTAACTCTGAAAATCAGTACAAGTAGTATTAATCAGCCTGAACCCTCACTAAATTCAACACAAAAGGTCCATCCAAAAGCATCATTCACATCTCTACTAGCTATACACACTTTCATGAAAAGCAAAAagttcactctttttttttttccccccattTTGAGTTTTACTGtgaaagctctctctctctctttcagaaTATCCAAGATTCAGGAAGCACAAGCAGGAACCAAGCATGAGAACAGTCCCATCTTCCTCTTCTgcaatagaaagaaagaaagaaaaaagattagtgagaagaggaggagaaaatCTTCTTAGAAAAAATAACAGAGAAAATCTAATTCAACCTAATACATCATAATGACATCAGAATGATATCACACCAAACCTCGTCGAAATGTGAAACCATGAATATTAATATCGAACTATAATAAATGATACtagagagaagagaggagagagagagagagggatccACCCGCTTGGAGGAGAGTAGGAGCTCCGGAGGGATCTTGTAGAGATCTTCATCAACAGGTTTGGGAGGCCTAACACTCAATCTTTGACGATTAATCACTTCAACACTAATCTTCTTGTTGTTATTACTGACGATTTTATGGCGTTGTTGATGACTCTGTTTTCTTGGAAGTTCAGTCGCATCAcacaccttcttcttctcttgcttTCTCTGTTTCTCAACATTCCTCTCTCCCCCCTTCGTCTTCAACAATTCACAATCACAACAACAAAACCAAACGCAAATCATCATATTATTCATGACCCATGTAAGCAACTGAAAGAGAAAGCCGAATGTGAGAGAAGGAAATTAATTTACTACCTTACGAGGAGGAGCAAGATCGCGAGAGGTTTTTTTCTTGAACTCAACAGCATAGAGATCTCCATTGTTCATGTACTGATGATCACATTCACCAGAGGAGCTGTATCCGAACAATCCTGCTTGTCTTGGACACTCGAAATACTGAGTGATTGGCATCTGATTTGTGTAATCCCAGTCTCCAAATGCCGGTATTTGACCACTCCTTCTCCAATtctaatcaacaaaaaaaaaaaaaaacaacccagaaagcAAAACAGAGTCTGAATCAAAAACCCATCACAGAATCAATGAAAAGAAGAGAACTTTGACAGCAGAACTTACATCCATGTTCGTGGGCATTCTGAGAGCGAAAGTGGGTTAGGAAAGAAGGGCGTTAAAAAAGAAACAACCTCTGTGGATTCTTAAAAAGAAGGATACATATAGTTACATACACATACAGTTCTGTTTCAGTTCATTTACTGGACCAAACAGAACAAACAGAGGAAGAGAGAAGCAGAAACAAAATTTGAAGCCTTCTGGTGTGTAGGGTTTTGTCAGCTTTTGGTGATGATTCTATTAATAACGACCGacccaattttctttttccccttgATTCACGCAGTAGACGAGAAAAATGGGGGTCCACATAACATAAATGGAGGAAAACTACAGAGagtctagtttttttttcttcttcagtttTGGTGGAAAGAAGAACAACTACTGATGCACAAAGTGGGCTAAAAGTAAACTggaagacaaaaacaaaaagccCTTCTCCTTTCACAATTTTAGGGTATACTATACTATTCTCTGTGTACAGATTACAAACCATTGAAAAGGTTTTGTATTGGATGGTAATGGCGGTGGTGATGTGCATGTGTGCTGTTGACTTTGGTGGTTTGGGCCTAAAAAGCTATTGCAGGGATAAAATGGGGAATTGGAGATAAAAGCAAGTGTTGCCCTTTTCTCAGTAGCAGCCATGAGCCATGTCAGTGGGTCAATTTTGGTTTTGATAGATACAAATTGAGAGACTTCTATTATATTATTGTGTTTATAAGTTAATTACTTTTAGTGGGTTTGGACCTGAAACAAAGAATGAGAGACTACTGGTGTGGGAATCCTTTGAAGACCATTGAAAACATTTCTTTTTTGGCCATAAGATTGTTGAAAATTGTGAATGAAAacgtgtttggattgagagattttgagatcagaagagaagagaagagaagagaagagaagagaaaaagagggaATGGAATAGAAAGAAATGTAAGAATAT encodes the following:
- the LOC119993051 gene encoding probable leucine-rich repeat receptor-like protein kinase At5g63930, which codes for MERVSYTLFTIFLLVAAFSVHKSLGLNREGQLLLDIKSKFVDMSNHLGNWNSDDLNPCGWKGVNCTTLDYNPVVWYLNLSSMNLSGYLSPSIGGLVHLTYLDLSFNNLSRGIPKEVGNCSSLEVLNLNNNRFEAQIPKELGRLSCLGILNICNNRISGPFPSEIGNISSLSQLVAYSNNISGSLPRSFGDLKELRTFRAGQNLLTGSLPSEIGQCESLEYLGLAQNMLNGEIPKEIGMLKNLTDLILWQNQLSGFIPKELGDCTSLETLALYDNNLVGPIPSELGNLAYLERLYIYRNGLNGSIPQEIGNLSLGLEIDFSENSLTGNIPVELSKISGLRLLYLFENQLTGVIPDELTTLTNLTKLDLSLNNLTGTIPAGFQYLTELLMLQLFDNSLSGIIPQGLGVYSPLWVVDISENYLTGKIPRHLCRNSNLILLNLGSNELAGNVPTGVTNCRTLVQLRLTGNRLTGSFPSDLCKLVNLSAVELDQNSFSGPIPLEIGQCQTLQRLHLSNNYFTAELPKEIGRLSKLVTFNVSSNFLTGTIPPEIFDCKMLQRLDFTRNNFVGVLPSEIGTLSQLELLKLSENRLSGTIPVALGNLSRLTELQMGGNSFSGNIPDALGNLLSLQIALNISYNSLSGAIPSELGNLVLLEYLLLNNNQLTGEIPGSFGSLSSLFGCNFSYNNLTGPLPSFPLFQNMAASSFVGNKGLCGGHLPRCNESPSLSSLPPDNEGRHTRIGKIVAIISAVIGGISLILIVVIIYFMRRPVEIVAPLQEKPSSTPVPDIYFSPKEEFTFQDLVVATDNFDDAFVIGRGACGSVYKAVLPTGHTIAAKKLASHREGSNNNVDNSFHAEISTLGKIRHRNIVKLYGFCHHQGSNLLLYEHMERGSLGELLHGASCTLDWPTRFMIALGAAQGLAYLHHDCKPKIFHRDIKSNNILLDERFEAHVGDFGLAKVIDMPQSKSMSAVAGSYGYIAPEYAYTMRVTEKCDVYSYGVVLLELLTGRTPVQPLDQGGDLVTLVRNYVQKHSLSSGILDPRLDLQDEANVSHMITVTKIALMCTSMSPNERPTMREVVSMLIGTSQNEGTSDSSRSNQGQSDSSRSNDTDSNNEP
- the LOC119993052 gene encoding uncharacterized protein LOC119993052, producing the protein MPTNMDNWRRSGQIPAFGDWDYTNQMPITQYFECPRQAGLFGYSSSGECDHQYMNNGDLYAVEFKKKTSRDLAPPRKTKGGERNVEKQRKQEKKKVCDATELPRKQSHQQRHKIVSNNNKKISVEVINRQRLSVRPPKPVDEDLYKIPPELLLSSKRKRKMGLFSCLVPACAS